One genomic region from Magallana gigas chromosome 3, xbMagGiga1.1, whole genome shotgun sequence encodes:
- the LOC105321710 gene encoding uncharacterized protein isoform X2 translates to MTMGFGRFIEFLLKEAKQELDDCGGTSLGSGGHSEVAGGFLPTLTHILEFVHQCRQCNFSQEEHIQQAICHQFSVNEVKQLGHGTTSRLIGLAERPGKHVSNHHSVVYEAAVLPPEGFEVKGQIGILGHQTKEAALACLENCPLLENIAEWSQWTLVFEPQLGKLRDFIQKYGECQTWPLEGGNKIMKTDFIALESSPGQFLRLISSSSPEKFNAALQRRSPREVGGHLMSLVVGSKGVENTPRALLASHIKEELFKLHGEASVDRTPGAPASFQHGEAVVKFVLDCLLVLPVKSCSVLANQMFLDPLGQVVGQSKSKTLLLQSCTTESQLSQLQKLGCMLGVAEWTNSIQARCRPSHASLEEVDPEIADEFFRDDPEPIDDSEDEEDSASTSYLSDVEVETEVKGQVEEEELIVVDERTEIEMEEGDVTGDKQKKEVTIDLTVKSEDNVIDLLSPEPKPEAVSMETDAEKTCRGIVEQIRREEFGIGVELNEDGQRLMRVQQERLGRSLDRLSKDLYSKDTHFVLELIQNADDNSYPDSLGEGECPSVQFIMQPEGVVVLNNETGFADKNIRALCDVGRSTKGKHKAGYIGQKGIGFKSVFRVTDEPEIHSNGFHIKFDVHSGPTGYILPQWVEEDKWKDGEGWTTKIVLPLKESIRSQTTTLAARFNDIHPSLLLFLNRLRKITIDNRVENFVQNIHRKDYGENVVEITHDDKMDRWLVVKKSLDASKISLQAKSGVEVESTEIALAFPLRPPGQKKDSKFVPPKQPVFAFLPLRSYGFRFIVQGDFDVPSSREDVDRDSSWNQWLRNEIHILFLEALEIFKSHADFSNMEAVTSFLQFVPVEDEIIDFFRPVANQILQKLRAKPCVPTQPNSKGQCAWKIPSQMVRVKDLLVLEVVTPDLLKDTLNLFYLHRDVAATLNSSLTHSLGIESLNTEHLLLIGKSLSLQWAATDGRDKDNDILMTAKWLACVYRSLNEFTDNQPVYDKLKALKIIPLATYQRQCTADSTIFFPLSENTELSYNDPMSVLQQDLNTIHPLLVSSADSEVNSQVQKLLLKIGVCQLSPREVISHHILPILKSNKVKEKSENILISYVVYIKEQTERDPSLINMEELGMSAMLKTNKGLQNPSKVPIHFTPEYKNSINLQAVLPGYDWVLLDPVYLRNKKNPVEIQRWRLFFSKIGLTDFISLKQVNVEISNENIGTTPWAPLKEILGTIPKGSYIKDWSSSELVDLIQNNSQSTSYPQQMRTLCVLLAEEWDRCFSRYISTDMCTESGGHLKDVESSFSLLLRTASWVPGTQTCVTVENEEIHVTEKVVMMQPSCLYAPLRDIVDLLSYFVIYIGVQIPSSFGQFLRIKYSVDLQDLKKFLIEWGKRYSELTPKLFVTTRQHICRVYLWLRDNLPQRETHELFLDHPVIFVPEDKALPVRFASGSVNRSLGDLQAGRMLNKKEVWWSDPTGLIMKHSDIIQDLHSDLSKKAILYDTYGQEYDLQMLFQNAMRIDMEPSLTEYGELLVLMGQVLSLTDKSVLSDVLALYVTIGRKLRPENSYMPTSNPQTWMNALELQIEALRSKFEGQKILATTNNKWVGIDDHPMIADNREFEKMFEKNDQVNFVVLEDRTPQPRLGGRTAMLDRNLGEKLKPFYEFCSVKELYECTDVREITQMFIPCPELQLYMHRAVPVLQRYLYKYNPDIYQELQEQDISQRLAAMQFFKVKTLEVKYSLNHTPDVFVLRKEKCLLTKENVFYFHTDHTESYPDINKEIAKMLSMSDERCYRDTRSFLNDLTTALTKEPHTLEEVLDRNDCDLLPEDEKPVWVVKPPVYHVHRSLEQEIEEDVGAYDSEPVGQRQVSQTEEGEPCLKSWPPMSNTQGTAQNRVRREREEKPTESKVWPPPQAPDYMKRVKELPSQFKVTDDVKPSTGDENTSRGGKSSGEGTVGGEVTKGEGYDRQESSEGSQNAMVSRQDSDGKGTKRKISENDTESKGENKRPVLDGEEASGGSHQGTASHGGSSHSTADSASEGDRVKGDAKSPKEWTGNDKRHNIQEDLGDVENRDKDRDSEDPRSSGKRRHPTDSSQGSSRMPDSKRLLMDNPVWTEMASDYTYEELGQGSNLKAPPEILQDIDQDETSLHEIGRWGEQIVYHYLLQQKEADPSIMEMKWCNRENEKGAPYDMEISRKTDSGIVQTFIEVKTTKTDDKDMFEISSQQIQFAQEHRENFHIYRVFNAGDLERVRLVRIDNISLRMDQKQVRLWMMI, encoded by the exons ATGACAATGGGATTTGGACGATTCATTGAGTTTCTTCTGAAGGAAGCCAAACAG GAGCTTGATGATTGTGGGGGAACGAGTTTAGGGTCAGGAGGTCACAGTGAGGTGGCAGGGGGATTTCTCCCTACACTAACACACATTCTAGAGTTTGTTCACCAGTGTAGACAGTGCAACTTTTCTCAG GAAGAACATATTCAGCAAGCGATTTGTCACCAGTTTTCTGTGAATGAGGTCAAACAATTGGGCCACGGAACGACCTCTCGTCTGATTGGTCTGGCTGAACGCCCAGGGAAGCATGTCTCCAACCACCACAGTGTGGTGTATGAGGCAGCAGTTCTTCCTCCAGAAGG TTTTGAGGTGAAAGGTCAGATTGGAATTCTGGGACACCAGACAAAGGAAGCAGCCCTGGCATGTCTGGAGAACTGCCCCCTGCTGGAGAACATAGCGGAATGGAGTCAGTGGACCCTAGTGTTTGAACCTCAGCTGGGAAAGTTACGAGACTTTATCCAAAAGTATGGAGAATGCCAAACCTGGCCATTAGAGG GTGGAAATAAGATCATGAAGACGGACTTTATTGCTCTGGAGAGCTCTCCTGGGCAGTTCCTGAGGCTCATCAGTTCGTCGTCCCCAGAGAAGTTCAATGCTGCCCTACAGAGGAGAAGCCCCCGTGAGGTCGGTGGACACTTGATGTCCTTAGTGGTTGGAAGTAAGGGAGTGGAAAACACACCCAGAGCTCTGCTGGCCAGTCACATCAAGGAGGAGTTGTTCAAACTGCATGGCGAGGCTTCTGTTGACAGAACACCAG GGGCACCTGCTAGCTTTCAGCATGGAGAGGCTGTTGTAAAATTTGTGCTAGACTGTCTCCTAGTTCTCCCAGTAAAAAGCTGCTCAGTTCTGGCTAACCAG ATGTTCCTTGATCCTTTGGGTCAGGTAGTAGGACAATCTAAATCCAAGACCCTCCTGCTCCAGTCCTGTACGACTGAGAGCCAGTTAAGCCAGCTCCAGAAGCTGGGCTGTATGCTGGGCGTGGCTGAGTGGACCAATAGTATTCAGGCCAGGTGTAGACCAAGCCACGCCTCCCTAGAGGAAGTGGACCCCGAGATTGCTGATGAGTTCTTCAGAGATGATCCTGAG CCAATAGATGACAGTGAAGATGAAGAAGATTCCGCCTCCACGTCATACCTGTCAGATGTGGAAGTAGAAACAGAAGTAAAAGGTCAGGTGGAAGAGGAGGAGCTCATTGTTGTGGATGAGAGAACAGAGATTGAGATGGAAGAGGGAGACGTAACAGGAGACAAACAGAAAAAAGAGGTCACCATTG ATCTGACAGTGAAGTCGGAGGATAACGTTATTGATCTCTTGTCTCCGGAACCCAAACCAGAGGCGGTGTCCATGGAAACAGATGCAGAGAAGACATGCCGGGGAATCGTGGAGCAGATTAGACGTGAAGAGTTTGGAATTGGAGTGGAACTTAATGAAGATGGACAGCGATTGATGAGAGTCCAACAGGAGAGACTAGGTCGAAGTCTGGACAGACTGTCCAAGGACCTCTACAGCAAGGACACCCACTTTGTACTGG AGTTGATCCAGAATGCTGATGACAACTCTTACCCTGACAGTCTGGGGGAGGGTGAGTGTCCCTCTGTACAGTTTATCATGCAGCCTGAGGGTGTTGTGGTTCTTAACAATGAGACTGGATTCGCAGACAAGAACATCCGGGCTCTCTGTGACGTAGGAAGGAGTACCAAGGGAAAACACAAAGCAGGCTACATAG GGCAAAAAGGCATTGGGTTTAAGTCTGTATTCCGAGTGACGGATGAGCCAGAGATCCACTCCAATGGATTCCACATCAAGTTTGATGTCCATTCCGGACCCACTGGCTACATCCTGCCCCAATGGGTGGAAGAAGACAAGTGGAAAGATGGGGAGGG CTGGACAACAAAGATTGTGCTGCCATTGAAGGAATCCATAAGATCCCAGACAACAACCCTGGCTGCTAGGTTCAATGACATCCATCCTTCTCTGCTACTGTTCTTAAATCGTCTCAGAAAGATCACCATTGACAATCGTGTAGAGAACTTTGTACAGAACATTCACAGAAAAGACTATGGTGAAAACGTAGTGGAAATTACACATGATGATAAAATGGACAGATGGCTAGTGGTCAAGAAAAGTTTGGATGCCTCCAAAATTTCCCTACAG GCCAAGTCTGGGGTGGAGGTAGAGTCTACAGAGATTGCCCTAGCCTTCCCACTGCGACCTCCAGGGCAAAAGAAAGACAGCAAG TTTGTTCCACCCAAACAACCTGTGTTTGCTTTCCTTCCTTTGAGGAGTTATGGATTCCGATTCATTGTCCAAG GTGATTTTGATGTTCCGTCCAGTCGTGAGGATGTGGATAGGGACAGTTCTTGGAACCAGTGGCTTCGTAATGAAATCCACATCCTGTTTTTGGAAGCCttggaaatattcaaa TCTCATGCTGACTTCTCCAACATGGAAGCTGTTACCTCCTTCCTGCAGTTTGTTCCAGTGGAGGATGAGATTATAGATTTCTTCAGACcagtagccaatcagattcttCAAAAGTTACGGGCCAAACCATGTGTTCCTACACAGCCCAACAGCAAAG gcCAGTGTGCTTGGAAGATCCCTTCCCAGATGGTGAGGGTCAAGGACCTTCTTGTCCTTGAGGTTGTGACCCCTGACCTCTTGAAGGACACACTGAATCTGTTCTACCTCCATCGGGATGTAGCAGCCACGTTGAATTCCAGTCTGACCCACAGTCTGGGTATAGAGTCTCTGAACACGGAGCACCTGTTACTAATTGGGAAGTCCCTCTCCCTACAGTGGGCCGCCACCGATGGAAGAGACAAAG ACAATGACATACTGATGACAGCAAAGTGGCTGGCCTGTGTATACAGAAGTCTGAACGAGTTTACAGATAACCAACCAGTGTATGACAAACTGAAGGCCCTCAAGATCATCCCTCTGGCTACGTACCAAAGACAGTGCACGGCAGACAGCACCATCTTCTTCCCTCTGTCTGAAAACACAGAACTGTCCTACAATG ATCCAATGTCAGTGCTCCAGCAGGATTTGAACACAATCCACCCCCTGCTAGTGTCGTCCGCTGACAGTGAGGTGAACTCCCAGGTCCAGAAGCTGCTACTGAAGATAGGAGTGTGTCAGCTGTCACCCAGGGAGGTCATCAGTCACCACATCCTGCCAATCCTCAAGtcaaacaaggtcaag GAAAAGAGTGAGAACATCCTGATCAGTTACGTAGTGTACATCAAAGAACAGACAGAGCGCGACCCCTCACTTATTAATATGGAGGAGTTAGGGATGTCGGCCATGTTGAAAACTAACAAAGGGCTACAGAATCCTTCCAAAGTCCCCATCCATTTCACTCCGGAATACAAGAACAGCATCAATTTACAGGCTGTCCTTCCAG GATATGATTGGGTATTACTGGACCCAGTTTATCTCAGGAACAAGAAAAATCCTGTGGAAATTCAGAGATGGCGACTGTTCTTTTCAAAGATAGGGTTAACAGACTTCATATCACTAAAACAAGTCAATGTGGAGATCTCCAATGAAAACATT GGAACCACTCCATGGGCCCCTCTGAAGGAAATCCTTGGAACAATACCCAAAGGAAGCTACATCAAAGACTGGTCCTCATCAGAACTGGTGGACCTAATCCAGAACAACAGCCAGTCGACGTCCTACCCCCAGCAGATGAGGACTCTATGTGTTCTCTTAGCTGAGGAATGGGACAGATGCTTCAGCCGATATATTTCCACTGACATGTGTACAGAGTCAGGAGGTCACCTGAAAGATGTGGAGTCTTCTTTCAGCTTGCTCCTTAGAACTGCTAGTTGGGTGCCAGGCACCCAGACCTGTGTTACGGTTGAGAATGAAGAAATTCATGTGACGGAGAAGGTGGTAATGATGCAGCCATCCTGTTTGTATGCCCCTTTGAGAGACATCGTTGACCTGCTGTCTTATTTTGTGATCTACATCGGTGTGCAGATACCAAGTTCTTTTGGACAGTTTTTGAGGATAAAGTATTCTGTTGACCTACAAGACCTGAAGAAGTTTTTGATAGAATGGGGCAAGCGATATTCTGAGCTTACACCAAAGTTATTTGTAACCACCAGACAACACATTTGTAGGGTGTACCTCTGGCTTCGAGATAATCTGCCTCAGAGGGAAACCCATGAACTTTTTCTTGATCACCCAGTCATCTTTGTGCCAGAAGATAAAGCCCTGCCTGTGAGATTTGCCTCTGGTTCTGTGAATCGCTCACTAGGAGATCTCCAGGCTGGGAGGATGTTAAACAAGAAAGAGGTCTGGTGGTCTGACCCTACAGGCCTGATAATGAAACACAGTGATATCATTCAGGACTTGCACTCAGATCTGTCCAAGAAGGCCATCCTTTATGACACCTATGGACAAGAGTACGATCTCCAAATGCTGTTTCAAAATGCCATGCGTATTGACATGGAGCCCAGTTTGACTGAGTATGGGGAGTTACTGGTTTTGATGGGACAGGTTCTTAGTTTGACGGACAAGTCTGTGCTATCGGATGTCCTCGCTCTCTATGTCACTATTGGACGGAAACTTAGGCCTGAGAATTCGTATATGCCTACCAGTAATCCTCAGACATGGATGAATGCCCTAGAGTTGCAAATTGAGGCCTTGAGGAG tAAATTTGAAGGACAGAAGATTCTTGCCACAACCAACAATAAATGGGTGGGTATTGATGACCATCCAATGATAGCAGACAACCGTGAGTTTGAGAAAATGTTTGAGAAGAATGACCAGGTCAACTTTGTGGTCCTAGAGGATAGAACCCCCCAACCAAGGCTTGGAGGAAGAACTGCCATGTTAG ACAGAAACTTGGGTGAGAAACTAAAGCCATTTTATGAGTTCTGTTCTGTGAAGGAGCTATATGAGTGCACAGATGTTCGGGAGATAACACAGATGTTTATACCTTGCCCAGAACTTCAGCTGTACATGCACAGAGCTGTTCCAGTCCTGCAGAGATATCTCTACAAGTACAACCCTGATATATATCAGGAACTTCAGGAGCAGGATATATCCCAAAGACTGGCAGCCATGCAATTCTTCAAG gtGAAAACTCTAGAAGTAAAATATTCTTTGAATCACACACCAGATGTCTTTGTCTTGAGGAAAGAGAAGTGTCTGCTTACTAAAGAAAATGTCTTCTACTTCCACACTGATCACACAGAATCTTACCCTGACATCAACAAAGAAATTGCCAAGATGTTATCCATGTCAGATGAAAGATGCTACAGAGATACAAG GTCTTTTCTGAATGACCTCACCACAGCTCTAACCAAAGAACCCCACACCTTGGAGGAAGTATTGGATCGCAATGACTGTGACCTACTCCCAGAGGACGAGAAGCCTGTGTGGGTTGTCAAACCTCCAGTTTATCATGTTCATAGGTCACTGGAGCAAG AAATAGAAGAAGATGTAGGTGCATATGACTCAGAACCTGTGGGGCAGAGACAGGTGTCACAGACAGAAGAGGGGGAGCCATGCCTGAAATCATGGCCCCCGATGTCCAACACCCAGGGCACCGCTCAGAACAGAG TACGAAGAGAAAGGGAGGAGAAGCCAACAGAGTCTAAGGTTTGGCCTCCACCTCAGGCCCCAGATTACATGAAGAGAGTAAAGGAACTACCAAGTCAGTTCAAGGTCACGGATGACGTAAAGCCCTCTACTGGAGATGAAAATACATCAAGGGGAGGTAAATCTTCAGGGGAGGGAACAGTTGGTGGTGAGGTGACCAAAGGAGAAGGTTACGATAGACAGGAGAGTTCCGAGGGATCCCAGAATGCAATGGTCAGCAGGCAGGACAGTGATGGAA AAGGAACAAAGAGGAAGATATCAGAGAATGATACAGAGTCAAAGggagaaaacaagaggccagtGTTGGATGGAGAAGAAGCTTCAGGGGGTTCACACCAAGGTACAGCATCACACGGTGGAAGTTCACACTCAACAGCAGACTCCGCCAGTGAAGGTGACAGGGTGAAAGGTGATGCAAAGAGTCCCAAGGAATGGACAGGCAATGACAAAAGGCATAACATACAGGAGGACCTTGGGGATGTGGAGAATAGGGACAAGGATAGGGACTCGGAAGATCCAAGATCTAGCGGAAAACGTAGACATCCAACGGACAGCAGCCAGGGCTCCTCACGCATGCCAGACTCCAAGAGACTATTGATGG ATAATCCTGTGTGGACGGAAATGGCCAGTGATTATACCTATGAAGAATTGGGTCAAGGTTCAAACCTTAAGGCCCCACCAGAAATTTTACAGGATATAGACCAGGATGAGACAAGCTTGCACGAAATAGGTCGCTGGGGTGAGCAAATAGTCTATCATTATCTCCTGCAACAGAAAGAGGCAGACCCCAGCATCATGGAGATGAAATGGTGCAACAGAGAGAATGAGAAAGGAGCCCCTTACGACATGGAAATATCACGCAAAACAGACTCTGGTATTGTTCAGACTTTCATTGAGGTCAAGACGACTAAGACAGACGACAAGGACATGTTTGAGATTTCCTCCCAGCAGATTCAGTTTGCCCAGGAACACCGGGAGAACTTCCACATCTACAGGGTGTTCAATGCAGGGGACCTGGAGCGCGTGCGATTGGTGAGAATCGACAATATCAGTCTCAGAATGGACCAGAAACAGGTCCGGCTGTGGATGATGATTTAG